The window TGGCGCGGTCGGCAGGAATGGCCGTGGCGAATAAGCCTGGAGGGACATCCTTTAACCCTTTATTGGTTTTTGGTGGCGTAGGTTTGGGAAAAACCCACTTGGCGCACGCCATAGGGGTAGAAATCAAGGACAAATATCCGGAAAAGACGGTACTCTATATTTCGGCGGAGAAATTCACCCAGCAATATATTGAGTCCGTAAAAAAGAACACCCGAAACGATTTTATCCACTTTTACCAATTGATAGATGTACTTATCATCGATGATGTACAATTCCTATCCGGTAAATCAGGGACCCAAGATGTGTTCTTTCATATTTTCAACCACTTGCACCAAAATGGCAAACAGGTCATTTTGACATCGGATAAGGCGCCCGTGGACATGCAGGACATCGAACAACGTTTGCTGTCCCGTTTCAAATGGGGGTTATCGGCAGAATTGCAAAGCCCGGATTATGAGACCCGGGTATCTATCCTGAAGAACAAATTGTACAGGGATGGTGTGGAAATGCCGGACGACATCATCGATCACGTGGCCAAGAACATCAAAACGAATATCCGCGAACTGGAAGGAGCCATCATTTCCTTGATTGCCCAATCCTCTTTCAATAAACGCGAGGTTACCTTGGAGTTGGCACAACAAGTGGTGGAAAAATTCGTAAAGAATACCAAACGCGAAGTGTCCATCGACTACATCCAAAAAGTGGTTTCCGATTATTTTGAAATGGATGTGGAGACGCTACAGTCCAAAACACGAAAGCGACACATTGTACAGGCAAGACAATTGGCCATGTTCTTCGCCAAAAAGTTCACGAAAGCCT is drawn from Flagellimonas sp. MMG031 and contains these coding sequences:
- the dnaA gene encoding chromosomal replication initiator protein DnaA gives rise to the protein MSATANSVWNNCLAFIQDNIQPQAFKTWFEPIKPMKLTDKALSIQVPSKFFYEWLEEHYVKLLKVALTRELGSSAKLIYVIKMENKYGNKEPFTEQIPSSNRTAVGPQELDVPITSKSPELKNPFVIPGIRNIKIESQLNPNYNFDNFLEGDSNRLARSAGMAVANKPGGTSFNPLLVFGGVGLGKTHLAHAIGVEIKDKYPEKTVLYISAEKFTQQYIESVKKNTRNDFIHFYQLIDVLIIDDVQFLSGKSGTQDVFFHIFNHLHQNGKQVILTSDKAPVDMQDIEQRLLSRFKWGLSAELQSPDYETRVSILKNKLYRDGVEMPDDIIDHVAKNIKTNIRELEGAIISLIAQSSFNKREVTLELAQQVVEKFVKNTKREVSIDYIQKVVSDYFEMDVETLQSKTRKRHIVQARQLAMFFAKKFTKASLASIGSQIGKRDHATVLHACKTVDNLAETDKQFRKYIDDLNKKFS